Genomic window (Brevibacterium paucivorans):
CTGACCGCCGGTATCTGTGGCTGGCTTTGATCATTCTTGGCGCGTTTATGATCGCCGAGGTCGTCGTCAGTTTCATGACCGGCTCCCTCGCCTTGCTTTCGGATGCCGGGCACATGTTGTCCGATGTGGGCGCAATTGCGCTGGCACTGTGGACAATTCGCTTGGTTGCCCGTCCCGCCAAAGGGGCGCTGACGTGGGGGTTAAAACGCGTTGAAATCATCTCTGCTGCGGTCAATGGCATCACGCTCCTGGTTGTTGCCGGCATTATTGCTGTTGAAGCGATCCACCGTCTTTTTGAACCTCCCGAGGTCGATGGCGGCCCTGTGCTGATCGTTGCCGCGGTGGGGGTGGCAGTCAATATCGTGGTCGCATGGTTGGTTGCGCGTGCAAACCGTTCGAGCCTTAACGTAGAGGGTGCATATCAGCACATTCTGACCGACCTCTACAGTTTCATCGGGACAATGATCGCCGCCCTGATCATCATGTTCACTGAGTGGGTGATGGCTGATGTCATTGCGTCGTTGCTGGTGTGCTGGCTCATGGTGTACGCGGCATGGAACCTGCTCCGAGACGCAGGCCGAGTTCTGCTTGAAGCGGCGCCAAAAGGCGTTGCCCTTGAGGAAATCACGGAACACATCCTTGAGCTTCCCCACGTGCAGCGTGTACACGATTTGCACGTGTGGAGCGTCTCGACTGACCTGCCGGCCCTTTCGGCACACATCGTTGTCAACGACGAGTGTTTTGAGGATGGGCACGTCCCCCAACTACTCGATCAAGTGCAGGACTGTGTTGCGGGGCATTTCGACGTTGAGCATTCCACGTTTCAGTTCGAACCGCCTAAGCATGATGCACACGAATACCACCCGCACCCCTAGTTTGAACTGTCACTTCATGGTTCATCTTTGTCTGGTTTCAAGGCATCGTTCACACCCCGCAGATGCGAAGAACCGTTTACCCACCACAGCTCAAAACAGATGTGTTGACTACACACCCTTTTTGTTCTTTTTGTTCACGTTTTCGGCCACAAATCGGCCAGTTACCCAACACAGCAAGTTCACAACCGAGCACTTGTGGTGAGTAACTGAGGGGTTATATACCCAAGAACCCTCATGTACACATATGTCGATTTCATCGACATGTTGAGAAGATATGTCGAAATTTCGCCGTTCTTTCGACATATCTTGGCTAGGCTGACACCCATGTGGAATCAACCGAATGAGCCATATCAAGATTTGCCACCGCTTCCACCGAAACAGCAAATCGAAACACCTGCCGTGTTCAAAGCGACCATTGAGGCTAGTCGCGCGCTTGCACGGCTAGACGGTGCGTACAAGCGTTTGCCCGACCCTACAATGCTCATCAACTTGATTCCTCTTATGGAGGCACAAGCTTCCAGTGAAATCGAGAACATCGTCACAACCAACGACGAGCTGTTTAAAGCAGCGAACGGCGCGTTGCAAGAAATCACCCCACAAGTCAAAGAAGCGTTGCGATACAGGGAAGCTCTCCGCGCAGGTTACGAGTCCTTGCACGAGCGACCAATCATGACGCAAACTGCAGTCAAAATTTGTTCACACTTACAGGCCGCTCAGGCGAAGATCCGTGACGTGTCCGGCACCTATATAGGAAATCCAACGTCCGGAAAGCGCATTTATACTCCCCCAGAGGGCAAAGATGTCATTCTTGGCCATTTGCGCGCGTGGGAAGAGTTCATACACGATAACCACCAACTTGACCCGCTTGTTGTTATGGCCCTGGCGCACTACCAGTTCGAAGCGATACACCCATTTTTTGGTGGAAATGGTCGAACTGGCAGGATCCTCAACCTACTGATTCTTATTGAAAAGGGCCTCCTGCAGTTACCGGTCCTCTATCTTTCAGGACATATCGTGCGGAACAAGGATCAGTACTACGCACTTCTTAACCGTGTGACACAGGACAGCGAGTGGGAAGATTGGATACTTTTCATGCTGGCTGGAGTTAGATCGACCGCTGAATGGACCTTACAGCTAGTGGAAACCACTGACCGGATGCGAGAAGAGACCGCTCAAAAGATCCGCGACCACTACCCACGACTGCCCGCAAAAGAACTCACTGAATTGATGTTCAGCCAGCCATACCTTCGAATCGACAACGTCATAAACGCGGGACTTGCCAAGCGCCAAACCGCTTCAACGTGGCTTAATACGATTGCAGAAGCGAATCTACTCACAAAAGAACGTGTAGGACGCAGTGTTCTCTTCATCAACTCTGAACTGCTCAAAACTCTCTTCCATACGCCTTTACCGCAGTAAGTGTGACGGCGATGTGAACCCTCATGTACACATATGTCGATTTCATCGACATATTGAGAAGATATGTCGAAATTTCGCCGTTTTTTCGACATATCCCTCGTTTGATGCCCCACTCCTCGCGCTCGAAGAGCAACTGTCAGAACGTGGCGTGGCCGTAGACCGGTTGCGACGGACTCTCAAGGAGCAAGGGTTCGTTCACCCCATAGGATGGAAGCGTGCACGTAAATGTGCAGTGTCAAACTCGAAGGAGGTGCGCGATGAGCGCAGAAGACAAGTTTGAAAACACCACCGACAAAGTGGGCGGAAAGATTCAGGAAGGCGCCGGAAAGCTCACCGGGGACAAGGAAACCGAAACCCGCGGTAAAGCAGAAGCCGCTAAGGCCGACTTCAAAGACAAGCTCGACGATGTGAAGAACTCGGCCAAAGACACGTTTGACGACGTCAAAGACTCCGTAAAGGGTGCTGTCGACGGCCTGCTTGGAAACGACAAGAAGTAAGACTCACTAAAGCTCCGAGCTTCCCGCTAGGCATCCTCAGCGGGAACCTCGGGGTTTCCACACTCACAGTCCAAACGGTCCGCACAATAGAAATCACCACATGCCACACGATTTGGTCGACCTTGTTTTTGACGGTCAGTGCGGTTTTTGCACGCGTGCCGCCTACGCAATCAAGCGCTTTGATAGAAAAGCGCGTATCCGACTGCACCCCGCTCAACGGCCCGGCGTTCACGAACGGTTCAGTCTCACTAAAACTGACACACAGCAAGCTGCTTGGGCCTTCACTCACGACCGCAGTGCCTCCGGAGCGGAGTCCATCAACCTAGTCCTCGACGTGACCTTTGGAACTCGGCTGTTCACACAGCTCTACAGGATCCCCGGAATTCACTCCTTACAAGACCGTGCATACGAATGGGTCGCAGAACACCGCTACCTTCTTCGCGACACAACACCCTGGTGCCAGTCGCACCCAGGTGACTGCCTCCTCGGGACCGGCACGGCAAGCTGCTCATTGCGTTAAAAAGGTAAGTCGTGGGAGATCTCTCAGGGGTTTAAACTTCTACAAAAAACTCTAGAATCGTTGAAAGAACACTCTTAGGGAAACGGAACATGACGACTATCGACATCAACTCAGACCTGGGAGAATCTGTCGCCGGCGTTGCACTAAGTGACGATGACGCGATTCTTGATGTCGTTTCCTCTGCCAATGTGGCTTGTGGCTACCATGCCGGAACACCCCACGGAATCGCAGCGACAGTGAAGTCAGCTGCAAGCCGAAACGTCACGATTGGCGCCCACCCGTCATATAACGATCCCGCCGGCTTTGGCCGTCGCTTCATTGACTACGACCCCCACCAGCTCGCTGATGAGGTGCTTTACCAAATTGGCGCATTAGATGCGATCGCTCGTTCTCACGGAACTCACGTGCAATACGTCAAACCACACGGGGCGCTCTATAACGAAATCGTGCACAACACTTCCCACGCCCAGGCGGTCGTCGAAGCAGTACGCGCGTTTTCACACGACATACCTCTACTTCTTTTGCCCGGTTCGGTTGCGGGAACAATCGCACAAAAGGCCGGGATTGACGTTGTGACAGAAGCTTTTGCCGACCGCGCATACAACCCGGACGGAACACTCGTGTCCCGCAAAGAAGCTGGAGCCGTCGTCACCGATGTTGACCACGTGTGTGCCCGCGTCATTGACATGGCAACAAAAGGAACCGTGACAGCCCGCAACGGGTCCACAATTCGCATCGACGCTCAATCAATCTGTGTTCATGGAGACTCCCCCGGAGCAGTCGACATGTCCCGCGCTATTCGCCAGGCACTCGATGACGCCGGCGTGACCGTAGAAAGTTTCATATGAGTCCCGAGTTTCGCTTCATGGGTACCCGCTCGGTCCTCATCGACCTCCCGGACATGCAGACCGTCATGAGATGGCACGCCCATTTGCATGCACACCCTCTCGACGGCCAAATCGAAGTCATCGCCGCAGCCAACACGTTGCTCTTTAAAGCAGATACACGCAGAGCCCTCGACGCGGCGTTTACCACTCTGCGCACTCTCCAACCACCACACGTGTGGGAAAGCGACAACAAAACCGTTGACATCGACGTGGTGTATTCCGGAGCAGACCTCGACGAAACCGCGAACCTTTACAACATGTCACCCCACGCGCTCATCAACTACCACACCAAGGAGGAGTGGACGGCAGCCTTTTGTGGATTTGCCCCAGGCTTCGTCTACTGCACCTCAGCTTCACAAATCTGGGACACACCCCGAAAATCGTCACCACGAACACGCGTCCCAGCAGGATCCATTGCCCTGGCTGGGCCCTATTCGGCGGTATACCCGATCGACTCCCCCGGCGGGTGGCAACTGATCGGAACCACCCCTTCCCCGGTTTGGGATGAAACGGAGAACCCGCCTAACCTCATCCGTCCGGGCGACACGGTTCGCTACCGCGCTGTCACGGAACGTATCGATGTGAAGCCGCGGACCACCTCGGCGGTTTCCGTTCCGGGTGGGGAGCACGTAGCAACCGTGACCGAGGTGGGGCTACAGGCTCTCTTTCAAGACCTCGGTCGCGTGGGGCACGGCGATGTGGGCGTCTCAACGTCCGGAGTATTGGACCGAGGATCCGCGCGTCAAGCCAACCGTATGGTGGGCAATCATTCACGCTCCACAGTCATTGAGTGCTTGTTTGGCGGGTTCACTGTATACGCTGAAACGGATCTGACGTGCGCAGTTACAGGTGCGCACACACCACTGACAATCGATGGGCGACCAGCTCCCCTGCGAACCCCGCTTGCGGTTCCTGCAGGTGCCGAACTCGCGTTAGGCACCCCCACATGCGGAGCACGTAACTACATTGCTTTCCGAGGTGGTTGTGC
Coding sequences:
- a CDS encoding cation diffusion facilitator family transporter — its product is MPDLVKQSAHDHEGHNHSISADADRRYLWLALIILGAFMIAEVVVSFMTGSLALLSDAGHMLSDVGAIALALWTIRLVARPAKGALTWGLKRVEIISAAVNGITLLVVAGIIAVEAIHRLFEPPEVDGGPVLIVAAVGVAVNIVVAWLVARANRSSLNVEGAYQHILTDLYSFIGTMIAALIIMFTEWVMADVIASLLVCWLMVYAAWNLLRDAGRVLLEAAPKGVALEEITEHILELPHVQRVHDLHVWSVSTDLPALSAHIVVNDECFEDGHVPQLLDQVQDCVAGHFDVEHSTFQFEPPKHDAHEYHPHP
- a CDS encoding Fic family protein, producing MWNQPNEPYQDLPPLPPKQQIETPAVFKATIEASRALARLDGAYKRLPDPTMLINLIPLMEAQASSEIENIVTTNDELFKAANGALQEITPQVKEALRYREALRAGYESLHERPIMTQTAVKICSHLQAAQAKIRDVSGTYIGNPTSGKRIYTPPEGKDVILGHLRAWEEFIHDNHQLDPLVVMALAHYQFEAIHPFFGGNGRTGRILNLLILIEKGLLQLPVLYLSGHIVRNKDQYYALLNRVTQDSEWEDWILFMLAGVRSTAEWTLQLVETTDRMREETAQKIRDHYPRLPAKELTELMFSQPYLRIDNVINAGLAKRQTASTWLNTIAEANLLTKERVGRSVLFINSELLKTLFHTPLPQ
- a CDS encoding CsbD family protein, encoding MSAEDKFENTTDKVGGKIQEGAGKLTGDKETETRGKAEAAKADFKDKLDDVKNSAKDTFDDVKDSVKGAVDGLLGNDKK
- a CDS encoding thiol-disulfide oxidoreductase DCC family protein → MPHDLVDLVFDGQCGFCTRAAYAIKRFDRKARIRLHPAQRPGVHERFSLTKTDTQQAAWAFTHDRSASGAESINLVLDVTFGTRLFTQLYRIPGIHSLQDRAYEWVAEHRYLLRDTTPWCQSHPGDCLLGTGTASCSLR
- a CDS encoding LamB/YcsF family protein, with amino-acid sequence MTTIDINSDLGESVAGVALSDDDAILDVVSSANVACGYHAGTPHGIAATVKSAASRNVTIGAHPSYNDPAGFGRRFIDYDPHQLADEVLYQIGALDAIARSHGTHVQYVKPHGALYNEIVHNTSHAQAVVEAVRAFSHDIPLLLLPGSVAGTIAQKAGIDVVTEAFADRAYNPDGTLVSRKEAGAVVTDVDHVCARVIDMATKGTVTARNGSTIRIDAQSICVHGDSPGAVDMSRAIRQALDDAGVTVESFI
- a CDS encoding carboxyltransferase domain-containing protein encodes the protein MSPEFRFMGTRSVLIDLPDMQTVMRWHAHLHAHPLDGQIEVIAAANTLLFKADTRRALDAAFTTLRTLQPPHVWESDNKTVDIDVVYSGADLDETANLYNMSPHALINYHTKEEWTAAFCGFAPGFVYCTSASQIWDTPRKSSPRTRVPAGSIALAGPYSAVYPIDSPGGWQLIGTTPSPVWDETENPPNLIRPGDTVRYRAVTERIDVKPRTTSAVSVPGGEHVATVTEVGLQALFQDLGRVGHGDVGVSTSGVLDRGSARQANRMVGNHSRSTVIECLFGGFTVYAETDLTCAVTGAHTPLTIDGRPAPLRTPLAVPAGAELALGTPTCGARNYIAFRGGCAAPTVMGSSATDTLSKLGPDPIGVGQKLRLYPDPAPAAVGEPEPSTLPAHLDSVTLRAVPGPRAHWCAPGELDTLASQTWTVSPTSNRIALRLNPDEGGRGLKRASDKGEHASEGIVSGAIQVPPEGLPVLFVADHPVTGGYPVIATVVAEDLDLVAQLSPGAHVHFDLIDVPGEPT